In Cytobacillus oceanisediminis, the following proteins share a genomic window:
- a CDS encoding proline racemase family protein: protein MKIQKSYTATDVHVAGEAYRIIKDGPLIHYKSIQELNEQFSLAYEEEIKFLLNEPRGFAGLMGCLVVPPFKSEADAAVIFFDHNGTVPMQYGGIVAVITALLECGQLKAKSSNEYRIETISGVIGVAATMKDDEVKLVKLKSEPCQVVQTNVPVSYLDLKTEVSLVQADHLYAIFDKAELPFEIEMEDLPVINQWGQKVIEALEGNHAFSRVILMDHSQKSVGKIKTVTFRPDRYIVRSPGFGTLAACCSYLIENGDISVNGPIENESIFNGKLTAELSAQFEAGYEFSFSARGFITGMQTYVLDPTDPLFAGFLLK, encoded by the coding sequence ATGAAAATTCAAAAGTCTTACACAGCAACTGATGTACACGTAGCAGGTGAGGCATATCGCATTATTAAGGATGGACCACTTATTCATTATAAAAGTATACAGGAGCTAAATGAGCAATTTTCGCTTGCTTATGAGGAGGAAATTAAATTTCTTTTAAATGAGCCCCGCGGATTTGCTGGACTGATGGGTTGTTTGGTCGTTCCACCTTTTAAAAGCGAAGCCGATGCAGCTGTTATTTTTTTCGATCATAACGGAACCGTTCCGATGCAATATGGCGGAATCGTTGCTGTCATAACCGCATTGTTAGAGTGTGGCCAATTAAAGGCCAAGTCCTCAAATGAATACAGAATTGAAACAATCAGCGGTGTTATTGGTGTTGCTGCAACTATGAAAGATGATGAAGTGAAATTAGTTAAATTAAAAAGCGAGCCATGCCAGGTTGTGCAAACCAATGTGCCAGTATCTTATTTAGATTTAAAGACAGAAGTATCTCTAGTCCAAGCCGATCATCTTTATGCGATTTTTGATAAAGCAGAGCTGCCTTTTGAGATTGAGATGGAGGACCTTCCAGTCATTAATCAATGGGGGCAAAAGGTGATTGAAGCCTTAGAAGGCAACCATGCTTTCAGCAGAGTGATCTTGATGGATCATTCGCAAAAAAGTGTAGGCAAAATCAAAACGGTAACCTTCCGTCCGGATCGTTATATTGTGCGTTCTCCGGGATTTGGAACTCTAGCTGCCTGTTGCAGCTATTTAATAGAAAATGGTGATATATCTGTTAATGGCCCAATTGAAAATGAAAGCATTTTCAACGGCAAATTGACAGCCGAGCTTTCAGCACAATTTGAAGCCGGTTACGAGTTTAGTTTTTCAGCCCGCGGATTTATTACGGGTATGCAGACATATGTATTAGACCCGACAGATCCATTATTCGCAGGGTTTTTATTAAAATAA
- a CDS encoding proline racemase family protein → MKANRVFTTIDTHTGGNPTRTLISGLPELKGATMSEKMLHMQKEYDWIRKLLMNEPRGHDVMSGVLLTDPCHPEADIGVIYIETGGYLPMCGHDTIGVCTALVEAGLIPVQEPVTSIKIDTPAGLVKAEIKVEHGKAKEVSFCNVPAFLLKSVSVDVEGIGIVDADIAYGGNFYGIIDAQSVGLELTPENASKIIEKAIKIRNTINEKTDVVHPQYPFIRGLTHIEFFTEPTHEEADVKNTVIVPPGGIDRSPCGTGTSAKLSVLYSKKEIGIKEEFVHESIVGSLFRGEVLESTDVQGVEAVITRIIGSAWLMGMHRFFYNEEDPLKEGFLLIPPMEHEMEDVK, encoded by the coding sequence ATGAAAGCAAATCGAGTTTTTACAACCATTGATACACACACGGGCGGAAATCCGACAAGGACATTGATTAGTGGACTCCCAGAGCTAAAAGGAGCGACAATGTCCGAAAAAATGCTTCATATGCAAAAGGAATATGACTGGATTCGTAAGCTGCTAATGAATGAACCAAGAGGACATGACGTAATGTCAGGAGTACTTTTGACAGATCCATGTCATCCGGAAGCTGATATCGGTGTTATATATATCGAAACCGGCGGCTATTTGCCGATGTGTGGCCATGACACAATCGGTGTTTGTACAGCATTAGTTGAAGCGGGGCTAATCCCTGTTCAAGAGCCAGTTACTTCGATAAAAATTGATACACCAGCCGGCCTTGTTAAGGCAGAGATTAAGGTAGAGCACGGAAAAGCAAAAGAGGTTTCCTTCTGTAATGTCCCTGCCTTCCTGTTAAAGAGTGTCTCTGTTGATGTTGAGGGAATTGGAATCGTCGATGCAGATATTGCTTATGGGGGCAACTTCTATGGAATCATTGATGCCCAATCAGTTGGATTAGAACTGACACCGGAGAATGCCTCAAAAATCATTGAAAAGGCTATCAAAATCAGAAATACAATTAACGAAAAAACGGATGTCGTTCATCCGCAATATCCATTTATTCGCGGTTTGACCCATATTGAGTTTTTCACTGAGCCAACCCATGAAGAAGCAGATGTGAAAAATACGGTTATTGTCCCTCCAGGCGGGATTGATCGTTCACCATGCGGTACAGGTACTTCGGCTAAATTATCTGTCCTCTATTCCAAAAAGGAGATAGGTATCAAAGAAGAATTTGTACATGAGAGTATTGTTGGCTCTTTATTCCGCGGAGAAGTCCTTGAATCAACAGATGTTCAGGGTGTAGAGGCCGTTATTACAAGAATCATTGGTTCAGCATGGCTAATGGGAATGCACCGGTTCTTTTATAACGAGGAAGACCCGCTTAAAGAAGGCTTCTTACTTATTCCCCCAATGGAACATGAAATGGAGGATGTGAAATGA
- a CDS encoding NAD(P)/FAD-dependent oxidoreductase has product MSYHCDVLVIGGGIIGCAIAYYTSKSGRNVTVIEKGEFVSGTSSRCDGNILAIDKDPGFDSQMSLVSQKLVDELSRELKQPFEYRAPGSILVCETEEEMEAAQKWVDRQREAGLPFRMLDRQDIRQDSKYFADDLLGGLECATDSTVNPYLLAFNLLKGAKEMGAKAHKQTEVTGMSRKTDGTFAVETSNGTFTANYVINAAGVWAPYIGEMLDLSIPIKPRKGHIIVASRQDFVGPRKVMEFGYLISKFGGKRQVDPITEKYGVALVFEPTESQNFLIGSSREFVGFNTKINNEIIKCIANRAIRFYPKMADMMVIRSYAGLRPWTEDHLPIVSEVEGIPNYYIAAGHEGDGISLAAVTGKVIEEMLNEKETCIPIEPLRFSRFKERVRT; this is encoded by the coding sequence GTGAGTTATCATTGTGACGTTTTGGTTATAGGCGGGGGAATCATAGGCTGTGCAATTGCCTATTATACTTCTAAATCTGGAAGAAATGTAACAGTTATTGAAAAAGGTGAATTTGTCAGTGGCACTTCATCCCGCTGTGACGGAAATATTTTAGCTATTGATAAAGATCCTGGCTTCGATAGTCAAATGTCACTTGTCAGTCAGAAATTAGTAGATGAATTAAGCAGAGAATTGAAACAGCCTTTTGAATATCGCGCTCCTGGAAGCATCCTTGTCTGCGAGACGGAAGAAGAAATGGAAGCCGCACAAAAGTGGGTTGACCGTCAGAGGGAGGCCGGCTTGCCGTTCAGGATGCTGGACAGACAGGACATTCGCCAGGATTCCAAATATTTTGCTGATGATTTATTAGGCGGCTTAGAGTGTGCGACAGATTCAACAGTTAATCCATATCTTCTTGCCTTTAACCTTCTTAAGGGGGCAAAGGAGATGGGCGCTAAAGCCCATAAACAAACTGAAGTTACTGGGATGAGCAGGAAGACGGACGGTACTTTTGCCGTTGAAACATCCAATGGAACTTTCACCGCGAACTATGTCATTAATGCTGCAGGTGTATGGGCTCCATATATCGGTGAGATGCTGGACTTGTCTATTCCAATTAAACCAAGAAAAGGCCACATCATTGTCGCATCACGACAGGACTTTGTAGGGCCAAGAAAAGTGATGGAATTTGGCTACTTAATCTCAAAATTTGGCGGCAAGCGGCAAGTGGATCCGATAACTGAAAAATATGGAGTAGCCCTTGTCTTTGAACCAACTGAAAGTCAAAACTTCCTGATTGGAAGCAGCCGTGAATTTGTTGGGTTTAATACAAAGATCAACAATGAAATTATTAAATGCATTGCCAATCGGGCCATTAGATTTTATCCGAAAATGGCTGACATGATGGTTATACGTTCCTATGCTGGTTTACGGCCCTGGACGGAGGATCATTTGCCAATTGTGTCAGAAGTAGAGGGAATTCCAAACTATTATATTGCAGCCGGTCATGAGGGAGACGGAATTAGCCTTGCCGCTGTTACTGGAAAAGTGATAGAGGAAATGCTTAATGAAAAGGAAACTTGCATCCCAATTGAACCGCTGAGATTTTCTCGATTTAAGGAAAGGGTGAGGACCTGA
- a CDS encoding sigma-54 interaction domain-containing protein, whose translation MFELPSVKEIIENNFICLNTDNESALVSVCLDDSFAALADACKRYVTVAVVNSSGQVLGCITNEQIIDFLHDSYNQLKAFYEAVIKTSDASVTVIDADERVRTWTEGAEKIFSVKKDEIVGKPIIEFFEHQNLQILESLYKGKRIRGKHHQPRSDLFVLINSNPVYFNGRIIGAVVSETDVTSQVVLNEKLFNMSTEVHRLEQEMAKYRPSDPFRYIKGKSAVMEKTVQMAKKVCSVRSTVLILGESGVGKEVFAKSIHEATEGPEAPFISINCGAIPASLFESELFGYERGAFSGADHRGKKGKIELAKGGTLFLDEIGEMPLEMQVKMLRVLQERKYYKVGGEKEIEANFRVIAATNRDLKELIKEGQFREDLYYRLNVVSLKIPPLKERCEDIVELIHYFLNDFSLRYQRPIHHFSQEVMQEMLQYDWPGNVRELRNVVERLVVFATDGVIRKEYLPFHSVMSYSAAADTDLQENNIEMKTVIVPLQEEMDQHEKKVLEKALALTHGNKLECSKKLGITRATLYNRLKRLGLS comes from the coding sequence ATGTTTGAATTACCGTCAGTCAAAGAAATAATTGAAAATAATTTCATCTGTCTAAACACAGACAATGAAAGCGCTTTAGTTAGTGTTTGTTTAGATGATTCCTTTGCTGCATTAGCTGATGCCTGCAAGCGCTATGTAACCGTTGCCGTTGTAAATTCAAGCGGTCAAGTACTCGGCTGCATCACAAATGAACAAATCATTGATTTTTTGCATGATTCCTACAATCAATTAAAGGCTTTCTATGAAGCTGTCATCAAAACATCGGACGCTTCAGTCACAGTGATTGATGCTGATGAACGTGTCCGCACATGGACAGAGGGAGCTGAAAAAATTTTCTCTGTCAAAAAAGATGAGATTGTAGGCAAACCAATAATAGAATTCTTTGAACATCAGAATCTGCAAATCTTAGAATCCTTGTACAAAGGAAAAAGAATCCGGGGAAAGCATCACCAGCCAAGATCTGATCTATTCGTCCTAATAAATTCAAACCCTGTTTACTTTAATGGACGCATTATCGGGGCAGTTGTATCGGAAACTGATGTGACAAGCCAGGTTGTTCTTAATGAAAAATTATTTAATATGTCGACTGAGGTTCACCGTTTAGAACAGGAGATGGCGAAATACAGACCTTCTGATCCCTTTAGATACATTAAAGGGAAAAGCGCTGTGATGGAAAAGACAGTGCAAATGGCGAAAAAGGTGTGCTCTGTCCGATCAACTGTATTGATCTTAGGAGAAAGCGGAGTCGGCAAGGAAGTCTTTGCCAAATCCATTCATGAGGCAACTGAAGGACCTGAAGCACCATTTATATCAATTAACTGTGGTGCTATTCCAGCTTCATTATTTGAAAGCGAATTATTTGGGTATGAACGCGGTGCCTTTTCCGGTGCAGACCATAGAGGAAAAAAGGGAAAAATTGAGCTTGCTAAAGGGGGCACTCTTTTTCTGGATGAAATTGGCGAAATGCCTTTAGAAATGCAGGTCAAGATGCTTCGTGTACTTCAAGAAAGAAAATATTACAAGGTTGGCGGTGAAAAAGAAATTGAGGCTAATTTCCGGGTAATTGCTGCAACAAATAGGGATTTAAAAGAATTAATAAAAGAAGGCCAATTTCGGGAGGATTTATATTATCGGCTAAATGTTGTCAGTTTAAAAATTCCTCCTTTAAAAGAACGCTGTGAAGATATCGTTGAACTAATTCATTACTTTTTAAATGATTTTTCACTGCGCTATCAGCGGCCGATCCATCATTTTTCACAGGAAGTTATGCAAGAGATGCTTCAATATGATTGGCCGGGCAATGTTCGGGAGCTGCGTAATGTCGTTGAACGTCTGGTTGTTTTTGCAACAGATGGAGTCATTCGAAAAGAATATTTGCCATTTCACTCAGTAATGAGCTATTCAGCTGCAGCTGATACGGACCTTCAGGAAAACAACATAGAAATGAAAACGGTCATTGTGCCACTTCAGGAGGAAATGGATCAGCACGAAAAGAAGGTGCTCGAAAAAGCATTGGCATTAACCCATGGGAACAAATTAGAATGCTCGAAAAAACTGGGAATCACCCGAGCGACCCTTTACAATCGTCTAAAACGTCTTGGCTTAAGCTGA
- a CDS encoding (2Fe-2S)-binding protein, whose translation MNNNEALVICRCEEVTYGQVFATAKEHQCTSRELKLRTRAGMGFCGGRTCRVMVDRIIESIVPNTGEGEIPLKYQPPIRPVTFGTVGDNND comes from the coding sequence ATGAATAACAATGAAGCACTTGTGATATGTCGTTGTGAAGAGGTTACCTATGGGCAGGTTTTCGCAACAGCAAAAGAACATCAATGTACATCCCGGGAACTAAAGCTTAGAACAAGGGCTGGAATGGGTTTTTGTGGAGGACGCACATGCAGAGTCATGGTCGATCGGATTATTGAAAGTATCGTACCTAATACAGGAGAAGGTGAAATCCCATTAAAATATCAGCCTCCAATTCGCCCTGTAACTTTTGGAACGGTAGGTGATAATAATGACTAG
- a CDS encoding (2Fe-2S)-binding protein, with translation MTRIIDHPVLGKLDDRKKITFTFDGKEYEAHENETIAAALLANGVRTLRVHEESGTPRGFYCNIGHCMECRVNVNGQANIRACLTVVKENMVVERGKHHPNIVKRMVENQ, from the coding sequence ATGACTAGAATTATAGATCATCCGGTTTTAGGAAAATTAGATGATAGAAAAAAGATTACATTCACATTTGATGGAAAAGAATATGAAGCACATGAAAATGAAACAATCGCGGCAGCTCTGCTGGCAAACGGTGTGAGAACACTGCGTGTTCATGAGGAAAGTGGAACACCAAGAGGGTTTTATTGCAATATCGGCCACTGTATGGAATGCCGTGTAAATGTTAATGGGCAGGCCAATATAAGAGCTTGTTTAACTGTGGTGAAGGAAAATATGGTTGTTGAAAGAGGAAAACATCATCCTAATATAGTTAAAAGGATGGTGGAAAATCAATGA
- a CDS encoding NAD(P)/FAD-dependent oxidoreductase: protein MIDVIVIGAGPAGLAGAITCAEYGLKVTVIDEFVRPGGRLIGQLHQEPSGEWWNGIKESTRLHNEAQKLSVDIRCGVSVYNLEKDKHCWKVHTNIGTLIAPYVLVATGAAEFPIPVQGWTLPGVMSIGAAQVMTNVHRVEVGKKGIIIGANILAFAILNELQLAGINVDHIVLPEKSPLSQNAGEPEEVLKSLLNAAHLAPSPILRFGSRFMKNRGFRKLGMKFYPKSGVKVNGTPLQLRKAALEILGKDQVEGVLTAEIDANGNVIKGTEKIYEADFVCIAGGLYPLAELTAVAGCPFQYVPELGGHVPHHSEKMETPLEGLFVAGNITGIESGKIAMAQGTTAGISIAKHAGKGSTDINKKLEQALKNVHTVRQNAAIQFNPEIANGRRKIYELWDDLYGKEQDSLQELG, encoded by the coding sequence ATGATAGATGTAATCGTAATTGGAGCTGGACCAGCAGGTTTAGCTGGTGCCATAACCTGTGCTGAATATGGCTTAAAAGTAACCGTCATTGATGAATTTGTTAGGCCAGGCGGAAGATTAATCGGCCAATTGCACCAGGAACCGTCTGGAGAATGGTGGAATGGAATAAAAGAATCAACTCGTCTGCACAACGAAGCACAGAAACTATCAGTAGATATCCGTTGCGGCGTTTCTGTATATAACCTTGAAAAAGATAAGCATTGCTGGAAAGTTCATACTAATATAGGAACACTGATAGCTCCTTATGTGCTGGTAGCAACTGGTGCAGCTGAGTTCCCAATTCCTGTGCAAGGCTGGACTCTTCCAGGTGTTATGTCCATCGGGGCTGCACAGGTCATGACTAATGTTCATCGTGTCGAGGTTGGCAAAAAAGGCATAATCATTGGTGCTAACATTCTAGCATTTGCGATTTTAAACGAGCTCCAATTAGCCGGAATTAATGTGGACCATATTGTGCTGCCAGAAAAGAGTCCGCTTAGCCAAAATGCGGGAGAACCAGAGGAAGTCTTGAAATCACTTCTAAATGCGGCCCATCTTGCCCCGTCACCAATCTTGCGTTTCGGCAGCCGCTTTATGAAAAATAGAGGATTCCGCAAATTAGGAATGAAATTTTACCCTAAAAGCGGCGTTAAGGTGAATGGAACACCATTGCAGCTTAGAAAAGCAGCACTTGAAATTCTTGGAAAGGATCAGGTGGAAGGCGTCCTCACTGCAGAAATTGATGCGAATGGGAACGTGATCAAAGGTACGGAAAAAATTTACGAAGCAGATTTCGTTTGTATCGCAGGTGGCTTGTATCCGTTAGCAGAGCTTACAGCAGTTGCCGGCTGCCCATTCCAATACGTTCCAGAACTTGGGGGACATGTTCCGCATCATTCTGAAAAAATGGAAACTCCGCTCGAAGGATTATTTGTTGCCGGGAATATCACTGGCATCGAAAGCGGGAAAATCGCTATGGCACAAGGAACAACAGCTGGCATTTCGATTGCTAAACACGCCGGAAAAGGCAGCACTGACATTAACAAGAAGCTTGAACAGGCATTGAAAAACGTTCATACTGTCCGTCAAAACGCTGCCATCCAATTCAACCCTGAAATTGCAAACGGCCGGAGGAAAATTTATGAGCTTTGGGACGATCTTTATGGGAAAGAACAGGATTCTTTACAGGAGTTAGGATAA
- the hisIE gene encoding bifunctional phosphoribosyl-AMP cyclohydrolase/phosphoribosyl-ATP diphosphatase HisIE translates to MNIESVKFDEKGLIPAVVQDANTKEVLTLAYMNRESLLKSSETGETWFFSRSRNELWHKGATSGNTQKIIEMKVDCDQDAIVVLVEPTGPACHTGTVSCFEDRVYGEESGSLSDYEILYTLEKVIEEREKTRPEGAYTTYLFEKGVDKILKKVGEESAEVIIAAKNRDKDELKWEAADLIYHLMVLLREQELPFNEVLKVLNKRNDKKSEPASE, encoded by the coding sequence ATGAATATTGAGAGTGTAAAGTTCGATGAAAAGGGACTGATCCCTGCAGTAGTGCAAGATGCGAACACAAAAGAAGTTTTAACGTTAGCTTATATGAATCGGGAATCCCTTTTAAAATCATCGGAAACAGGAGAGACCTGGTTTTTCAGCCGTTCCCGCAATGAGCTCTGGCACAAAGGGGCAACAAGCGGAAACACGCAGAAGATCATAGAAATGAAAGTAGATTGTGATCAGGATGCCATTGTGGTTCTGGTTGAACCAACTGGACCTGCCTGCCATACGGGAACAGTCAGCTGCTTTGAGGATAGAGTATACGGGGAAGAGTCAGGGAGTTTGTCTGACTACGAAATCCTTTATACACTTGAAAAGGTCATTGAAGAACGCGAAAAAACACGCCCTGAAGGAGCATACACGACGTATCTTTTTGAAAAAGGCGTGGATAAAATCCTGAAGAAGGTCGGCGAAGAATCCGCAGAAGTCATCATCGCTGCGAAAAACCGTGATAAGGACGAACTGAAGTGGGAAGCGGCCGACCTGATTTATCATTTGATGGTGCTCCTACGTGAGCAGGAACTGCCTTTTAATGAAGTTTTGAAAGTACTGAATAAACGGAATGACAAGAAAAGCGAACCGGCCTCCGAATAG
- the hisF gene encoding imidazole glycerol phosphate synthase subunit HisF — protein MLTKRIVPCLDVKDGRVVKGVQFVQLRDAGDPVELARFYDGQGADELVFLDISASHEGRKTMVEVVKAVASELAIPFTVGGGINALEDMKRILRAGADKVSLNTAAVNNPDLITEGANFFGSQCIVVAIDAKYDEELGSWRVYTHGGRTPTDLEVIAWAREAAERGAGEILLTSMDSDGEKKGFDINLTKAVSEAVSIPVIASGGAGNADHFAEAFIDGKADAALAASIFHYKETSVAEVKSYIKEKGVVVR, from the coding sequence ATGCTGACGAAACGTATTGTTCCCTGTCTGGATGTAAAAGACGGCCGTGTGGTAAAAGGGGTGCAATTCGTGCAGCTGCGTGATGCCGGAGACCCGGTTGAGCTTGCCCGCTTTTATGATGGGCAGGGAGCTGACGAGCTGGTCTTCCTCGATATCTCCGCTTCACATGAAGGACGGAAAACGATGGTTGAGGTTGTTAAGGCTGTTGCGTCTGAGCTGGCCATTCCATTTACAGTCGGCGGCGGGATTAACGCGCTGGAAGATATGAAACGAATTTTGCGAGCAGGGGCTGATAAGGTTTCTCTTAATACAGCTGCCGTAAACAATCCTGATTTAATTACAGAAGGGGCAAATTTCTTCGGATCACAGTGCATCGTTGTTGCGATTGATGCCAAATACGATGAAGAGCTTGGTTCCTGGCGCGTGTACACACATGGCGGACGGACACCGACTGATCTTGAGGTCATAGCATGGGCGCGTGAAGCGGCGGAGCGCGGGGCTGGAGAAATTTTACTTACTAGCATGGACTCTGACGGAGAGAAAAAAGGCTTCGATATCAATCTGACAAAAGCAGTCAGCGAGGCGGTTTCGATTCCGGTTATTGCTTCAGGCGGTGCCGGAAATGCTGATCATTTTGCTGAAGCATTTATCGATGGAAAAGCGGATGCTGCATTGGCTGCATCAATTTTTCACTATAAAGAAACGTCTGTTGCAGAAGTGAAATCTTATATTAAGGAAAAAGGGGTGGTTGTCCGATGA
- the hisA gene encoding 1-(5-phosphoribosyl)-5-[(5-phosphoribosylamino)methylideneamino]imidazole-4-carboxamide isomerase → MSFTIYPAIDMRGGKCVRLLQGDYDKETVYGDSPFDMAKKFANEGADWIHMVDLDGAKDGMRVNDQYVIQAARELGVSVQIGGGIRTEEDILHYLDNGVRRVIIGSIAVSNPEFAIEMIRKYGKAIAVGLDAKNGYVATHGWLETSEVKAVDLGRRFADAGAETFIFTDIATDGMLSGPNIEAVRLLAGETGKSVIASGGVSQLADLAKLREHASEGVAGAIVGKAIYEGRFTVAEALKEVMESC, encoded by the coding sequence ATGAGTTTTACGATCTATCCGGCAATCGATATGAGAGGCGGCAAATGCGTCCGGCTGCTGCAGGGGGATTACGATAAGGAAACGGTGTATGGCGACTCTCCATTTGATATGGCCAAAAAGTTTGCTAATGAAGGAGCAGACTGGATTCATATGGTAGACCTTGACGGGGCAAAGGATGGGATGCGGGTTAATGATCAGTATGTCATCCAGGCTGCCCGCGAACTTGGCGTCTCCGTCCAGATCGGCGGAGGAATCCGTACGGAAGAAGACATCCTGCATTACCTGGATAATGGCGTAAGACGCGTAATCATTGGAAGCATCGCCGTCTCCAATCCTGAGTTTGCTATTGAAATGATCCGCAAATACGGCAAAGCCATAGCGGTAGGACTTGATGCGAAGAATGGCTATGTGGCTACACATGGCTGGCTGGAGACGTCTGAAGTGAAGGCAGTTGACTTAGGCAGGCGATTTGCCGACGCAGGTGCGGAAACATTTATTTTTACAGATATCGCAACAGACGGAATGCTATCGGGGCCAAATATAGAAGCGGTTCGTCTGCTTGCAGGGGAAACCGGGAAAAGTGTTATTGCATCTGGCGGTGTCAGCCAGCTGGCTGATTTGGCGAAGCTCAGGGAGCATGCTTCTGAAGGTGTTGCTGGCGCCATCGTCGGAAAGGCCATTTATGAAGGCCGGTTTACCGTAGCGGAAGCGCTGAAAGAGGTGATGGAATCATGCTGA
- the hisH gene encoding imidazole glycerol phosphate synthase subunit HisH, whose protein sequence is MIGIIDYGMGNLFSVSKALERLEVPYFLSENKDELLGADALILPGVGSFKDAMAILNSTGLADLVKEFTDTGKPLLGICLGMQLLFDDSEENGMTEGLQLLPGHVRRFPGVTAEGETYKVPHMGWNRLEFLQDSPILKGLDEDYVYFVHSYFADTDDREVVISRSMYDVEVPAVVGRGNVFGMQFHPEKSSSLGMALLRNFTELVEERMSVK, encoded by the coding sequence ATGATCGGCATCATCGATTACGGAATGGGGAATTTGTTCAGCGTCAGTAAAGCGCTTGAACGGTTGGAGGTTCCTTATTTCCTTTCTGAAAATAAAGACGAGCTTCTGGGAGCAGACGCCTTGATTCTGCCGGGTGTAGGCTCTTTCAAAGACGCCATGGCCATCTTAAATTCTACAGGCCTGGCAGATCTGGTAAAGGAGTTTACTGATACAGGCAAGCCTCTCCTAGGTATTTGCCTTGGCATGCAGCTGCTATTTGATGATAGCGAAGAGAATGGGATGACGGAAGGCCTGCAGCTTCTCCCTGGACATGTGAGGCGTTTTCCCGGTGTAACAGCAGAAGGCGAAACCTACAAAGTTCCGCATATGGGCTGGAACCGTCTTGAATTCTTGCAGGATTCGCCGATTTTAAAAGGGCTTGATGAAGATTATGTCTATTTCGTCCACTCTTACTTTGCAGATACAGATGATAGAGAAGTAGTTATCAGCAGAAGTATGTATGACGTAGAAGTGCCGGCGGTTGTCGGAAGGGGCAATGTGTTCGGCATGCAGTTCCACCCTGAAAAAAGCAGTTCGCTCGGCATGGCGCTTTTACGCAATTTTACCGAGCTGGTTGAAGAAAGGATGTCTGTGAAATGA
- the hisB gene encoding imidazoleglycerol-phosphate dehydratase HisB has protein sequence MARTAEISRKTNETNITLSLNIDGEGKSDLETGVPFMTHMLDLFAKHGQFDLNIVANGDTDVDDHHTTEDIGICLGQVLKDALGDKKGIKRYGNAFVPMDEALAQVVVDLSNRPHLEMRAEFPSQKVGTFDTELVHEFLWKLALEARMNLHVIVHYGQNTHHIIEAIFKALARALDEATTIDPRIKGVPSTKGML, from the coding sequence ATGGCCAGAACTGCAGAAATTTCACGTAAAACCAATGAAACGAATATCACTCTTTCTTTAAATATAGACGGCGAAGGCAAAAGCGATCTGGAAACAGGTGTGCCTTTTATGACCCATATGCTTGACCTGTTCGCCAAGCACGGACAATTCGACTTGAACATCGTCGCAAATGGCGATACGGATGTGGATGACCACCACACAACAGAGGACATTGGCATCTGCCTTGGCCAAGTACTTAAAGATGCTTTAGGAGATAAAAAAGGCATCAAGCGCTATGGAAATGCTTTTGTTCCGATGGACGAAGCATTGGCTCAAGTTGTAGTTGACCTCAGCAACCGCCCTCACCTTGAGATGCGTGCCGAGTTCCCAAGCCAAAAAGTCGGTACATTTGATACCGAGCTTGTTCATGAGTTTCTTTGGAAACTTGCACTTGAAGCGAGAATGAACCTGCATGTCATCGTTCACTATGGACAGAATACACACCACATTATCGAAGCCATTTTCAAAGCACTCGCTCGTGCACTTGATGAGGCAACAACGATTGACCCAAGGATTAAGGGTGTTCCATCAACGAAAGGGATGTTGTAA